The Mercurialis annua linkage group LG2, ddMerAnnu1.2, whole genome shotgun sequence genome contains a region encoding:
- the LOC126669426 gene encoding tubby-like F-box protein 7, whose protein sequence is MSLRSKSMFTRRLSKSFRSVNNPSQREQGYDAGRGAAKGDDGDFEDEGWENLLPELLGEIIKRVEDSEDRWPQRQNVVATACVCKKWRHIAKDIILNKSVHHNSTAKITFPSCLKEPGPRHFPNQCLIKRNKKTSTYYLHLALSPSFMDKGKFLLAARRNRHGAHTDYIITLSPSDLSQGSNAYVGKLSSDFLGTNFTIYDSRPPHDGAKPSSSRASRRFASKQISPQVPAGNFEVGQVSYKFNLLKSRGPRRMVCSLNGSSLQETPSDGDSKMKGPESCCTILRNKAPRWHEHLQCWCLNFHGRVTVASVKNFQLVATVDQSQPGGKGDEEIVLLQFGKVGDDTFTMDYRQPLSAFQAFAICLSSFGTKLACE, encoded by the exons ATGTCTCTGCGAAGCAAATCCATGTTTACACGAAGGCTGTCGAAATCATTCCGCTCTGTTAACAACCCTAGTCAACGAGAACAAGGATACGACGCCGGAAGAGGAGCGGCGAAAGGAGACGACGGCGACTTTGAAGATGAGGGGTGGGAGAATTTGTTGCCGGAGTTGTTAGGAGAGATTATAAAGAGAGTAGAAGATAGCGAAGATCGGTGGCCACAGAGACAAAATGTGGTGGCAACGGCTTGCGTTTGCAAGAAATGGAGGCACATCGCTAAAGatattattcttaataaatcagtTCATCATAATTCTACCGCCAAAATCACTTTCCCTTCCTGCCTTAAAGAG CCGGGTCCGCGTCACTTTCCCAATCAGTGTCTTATAAAACGGAATAAGAAGACTTCAACGTATTACCTGCATCTTGCCCTTAGCCCAT CATTTATGGACAAGGGAAAATTTCTCCTAGCAGCTCGAAGGAATAGACACGGTGCTCACACGGACTATATCATCACACTTAGTCCAAGTGATCTATCTCAAGGAAGTAATGCTTATGTTGGAAAGCTAAG TTCGGACTTTCTTGGTACCAACTTTACAATTTACGACAGCCGGCCACCACACGATGGCGCCAAGCCATCCAGCAGCAGAGCCAGTCGCCGATTTGCAAGTAAACAAATAAGCCCCCAAGTTCCTGCAGGCAATTTTGAGGTGGGACAAGTTTCATATAAATTTAACCTCTTAAAGTCAAGGGGTCCAAGGAGGATGGTTTGCTCGCTGAATGGTTCGTCACTGCAAGAAACTCCAAGTGACGGAGACTCAAAGATGAAGGGGCCGGAGAGTTGCTGCACAATTCTGCGAAACAAGGCCCCAAGGTGGCATGAACATTTGCAATGCTGGTGCTTGAATTTTCATGGTCGAGTAACAGTAGCATCAGTGAAGAATTTTCAATTGGTTGCGACAGTTGACCAAAGTCAGCCGGGTGGGAAAGGAGATGAGGAAATCGTCCTCCTGCAGTTCGGGAAGGTCGGAGATGATACTTTCACCATGGATTACAGGCAGCCCTTGTCAGCTTTTCAGGCATTTGCAATATGTCTCTCCAGCTTTGGAACAAAACTGGCATGTGAGTAA